In Capsicum annuum cultivar UCD-10X-F1 chromosome 7, UCD10Xv1.1, whole genome shotgun sequence, one genomic interval encodes:
- the LOC107853748 gene encoding glucose-1-phosphate adenylyltransferase large subunit 2, chloroplastic/amyloplastic isoform X1: MESLFANMKGSLTTIINNQEDAFWGEKISGRLINKGFRWCKSFRSMERGRKFKAGFAFSVLTRDINKNLLSFEDSIFEEADPKAVVSVILGGGAGTRLFPLTSRRAKPAVPIGGCYRLIDVPMSNCINSGIRKIFILTQFNSFSLNRHLARTYNFGNGVGFGDGFVEVLAATQTPGDEGKMWFQGTADAVRQFIWVFENQKNKNVEHILILSGDHLYRMDYMDFVQKHIDTNADITVSCVPMDDGRASDFGLMKIDETGRIIQFAEKPKGPALKAMQVDTSILGLSELEAANFHYMASMGVYVFKSDVLLKLLKSAYPSCNDFGSEIIPSAVRDHNVQAYLFSDYWEDIGTVKSFFDANLALTEQPPKFDFNDPKTPFYTSARFLPPTKVDKCRIVDAIISHGCFLRECTIQHSIVGVRSRLDYGVKFKDTMMMGADYYQTESEITSLLAEGKVPIGVGPNTNIQNCIIDKNAKIGKDVVILNKEVSIFLLKFKIIIKVNTSLPDALMLQGVEEADRSAEGFYIRSGITVIMKNATIKDGTVI, encoded by the exons ATGGAATCGTTGTTTGCTAATATGAAGGGATCATTGACAACAATCATAAACAATCAAGAGGATGCATTTTGGGGAGAGAAAATAAGTGGAAGACTGATAAACAAGGGTTTCCGATGGTGCAAGAGCTTTAGAAGCATGGAAAGGGGTAGAAAATTTAAGGCTGGATTCGCCTTCTCTGTTCTCACTCGTGATATAAACAAAAACCTACTG TCATTTGAAGATTCAATCTTTGAGGAGGCAGACCCAAAAGCTGTTGTGTCTGTCATTCTAGGTGGCGGTGCTGGAACTCGTCTTTTTCCTCTTACTAGCAGAAGAGCTAAGCCAGCT GTTCCAATTGGTGGTTGTTATCGGCTaattgatgtaccaatgagtaaCTGCATTAACAGCGGCATACGGAAAATTTTCATCTTAACACAGTTCAATTCTTTTTCCCTCAATCGTCACCTTGCCCGTACATACAATTTTGGGAATGGAGTGGGTTTTGGAGATGGATTTGTGGAG GTTTTAGCTGCAACCCAGACTCCAGGGGATGAAGGGAAAATGTGGTTCCAAGGCACTGCTGATGCTGTGCGGCAATTTATATGGGTATTTGAG AATCAGAAGAACAAGAATGTCGAGCACATATTGATTTTGTCTGGTGACCATCTTTATCGAATGGACTACATGGACTTTGTTCAG AAGCATATTGACACGAATGCTGATATTACAGTTTCATGTGTTCCAATGGATGATGG TCGAGCTTCAGATTTTGGATTgatgaaaatagatgaaacaggaCGTATCATCCAATTTGCTGAGAAACCAAAAGGTCCTGCTTTGAAGGCAATG CAAGTTGACACATCTATCCTCGGACTATCTGAGCTAGAGGCAGCCAATTTTCATTACATGGCATCCATGGGTGTTTATGTATTCAAAAGTGATGTTCTACTAAAACTTCTCAAGTCAGCATACCCTTCATGCAATGACTTTGGCTCTGAAATTATTCCTTCTGCTGTGAGGGATCACAATGTCCAG GCATATTTGTTTAGTGATTACTGGGAGGATATTGGAACAGTGAAGTCTTTCTTTGATGCCAACTTAGCCCTCACAGAGCAG CCTCCAAAGTTTGACTTCAATGACCCGAAGACACCATTCTACACTTCTGCTAGGTTCTTACCTCCTACAAAAGTTGACAAATGCAGG ATAGTGGATGCAATAATTTCACATGGTTGTTTTCTGAGGGAATGCACCATCCAGCACTCTATAGTTGGTGTGCGATCACGCTTAGACTATGGTGTtaagtttaag GATACAATGATGATGGGTGCAGATTATTATcaaactgaatctgagattactTCACTACTAGCAGAAGGAAAGGTTCCAATAGGGGTTGGACCAAACACCAATATACA aaattgcATAATTGACAAGAATGCAAAGATAGGAAAAGATGTGGTTATCCTGAACAAGGAAGTAAGTATCTTTCTTCTGaagtttaaaataatcataaaagtgAATACAAGTTTACCTGATGCTTTGATGTTGCAGGGTGTTGAAGAAGCTGATCGGTCGGCAGAAGGATTTTACATTAGGTCCGGGATTACTGTCATAATGAAGAATGCAACCATTAAAGATGGGACAGTCATATGA
- the LOC107853748 gene encoding glucose-1-phosphate adenylyltransferase large subunit 2, chloroplastic/amyloplastic isoform X2 codes for MESLFANMKGSLTTIINNQEDAFWGEKISGRLINKGFRWCKSFRSMERGRKFKAGFAFSVLTRDINKNLLSFEDSIFEEADPKAVVSVILGGGAGTRLFPLTSRRAKPAVPIGGCYRLIDVPMSNCINSGIRKIFILTQFNSFSLNRHLARTYNFGNGVGFGDGFVEVLAATQTPGDEGKMWFQGTADAVRQFIWVFENQKNKNVEHILILSGDHLYRMDYMDFVQKHIDTNADITVSCVPMDDGRASDFGLMKIDETGRIIQFAEKPKGPALKAMQVDTSILGLSELEAANFHYMASMGVYVFKSDVLLKLLKSAYPSCNDFGSEIIPSAVRDHNVQAYLFSDYWEDIGTVKSFFDANLALTEQPPKFDFNDPKTPFYTSARFLPPTKVDKCRIVDAIISHGCFLRECTIQHSIVGVRSRLDYGVKFKDTMMMGADYYQTESEITSLLAEGKVPIGVGPNTNIQNCIIDKNAKIGKDVVILNKEGVEEADRSAEGFYIRSGITVIMKNATIKDGTVI; via the exons ATGGAATCGTTGTTTGCTAATATGAAGGGATCATTGACAACAATCATAAACAATCAAGAGGATGCATTTTGGGGAGAGAAAATAAGTGGAAGACTGATAAACAAGGGTTTCCGATGGTGCAAGAGCTTTAGAAGCATGGAAAGGGGTAGAAAATTTAAGGCTGGATTCGCCTTCTCTGTTCTCACTCGTGATATAAACAAAAACCTACTG TCATTTGAAGATTCAATCTTTGAGGAGGCAGACCCAAAAGCTGTTGTGTCTGTCATTCTAGGTGGCGGTGCTGGAACTCGTCTTTTTCCTCTTACTAGCAGAAGAGCTAAGCCAGCT GTTCCAATTGGTGGTTGTTATCGGCTaattgatgtaccaatgagtaaCTGCATTAACAGCGGCATACGGAAAATTTTCATCTTAACACAGTTCAATTCTTTTTCCCTCAATCGTCACCTTGCCCGTACATACAATTTTGGGAATGGAGTGGGTTTTGGAGATGGATTTGTGGAG GTTTTAGCTGCAACCCAGACTCCAGGGGATGAAGGGAAAATGTGGTTCCAAGGCACTGCTGATGCTGTGCGGCAATTTATATGGGTATTTGAG AATCAGAAGAACAAGAATGTCGAGCACATATTGATTTTGTCTGGTGACCATCTTTATCGAATGGACTACATGGACTTTGTTCAG AAGCATATTGACACGAATGCTGATATTACAGTTTCATGTGTTCCAATGGATGATGG TCGAGCTTCAGATTTTGGATTgatgaaaatagatgaaacaggaCGTATCATCCAATTTGCTGAGAAACCAAAAGGTCCTGCTTTGAAGGCAATG CAAGTTGACACATCTATCCTCGGACTATCTGAGCTAGAGGCAGCCAATTTTCATTACATGGCATCCATGGGTGTTTATGTATTCAAAAGTGATGTTCTACTAAAACTTCTCAAGTCAGCATACCCTTCATGCAATGACTTTGGCTCTGAAATTATTCCTTCTGCTGTGAGGGATCACAATGTCCAG GCATATTTGTTTAGTGATTACTGGGAGGATATTGGAACAGTGAAGTCTTTCTTTGATGCCAACTTAGCCCTCACAGAGCAG CCTCCAAAGTTTGACTTCAATGACCCGAAGACACCATTCTACACTTCTGCTAGGTTCTTACCTCCTACAAAAGTTGACAAATGCAGG ATAGTGGATGCAATAATTTCACATGGTTGTTTTCTGAGGGAATGCACCATCCAGCACTCTATAGTTGGTGTGCGATCACGCTTAGACTATGGTGTtaagtttaag GATACAATGATGATGGGTGCAGATTATTATcaaactgaatctgagattactTCACTACTAGCAGAAGGAAAGGTTCCAATAGGGGTTGGACCAAACACCAATATACA aaattgcATAATTGACAAGAATGCAAAGATAGGAAAAGATGTGGTTATCCTGAACAAGGAA GGTGTTGAAGAAGCTGATCGGTCGGCAGAAGGATTTTACATTAGGTCCGGGATTACTGTCATAATGAAGAATGCAACCATTAAAGATGGGACAGTCATATGA